In Anaerobacillus isosaccharinicus, one genomic interval encodes:
- a CDS encoding tyrosine-type recombinase/integrase, translated as MEYVEPIRDIDKINEIKKTLAEQSKRDLLLFVLGINTGIRVNDLLKLKVKDVWEGKNLKEFLTIVDEKSSEKTTYYLNAKVATAVRSYLHTIEYQNDDYLFKSKRLNKPITRQQAYRIINHAAREAGISGNIGTHTLRKTFGYHAYRKGIAISLLKMIYNHTTPAETLRYIGIDKNEKHEIKIDVNL; from the coding sequence ATGGAATATGTTGAGCCAATAAGAGACATCGATAAAATAAATGAAATAAAGAAGACATTAGCGGAACAGTCCAAAAGAGATTTGTTACTCTTTGTACTTGGAATAAATACTGGAATTAGAGTTAACGATTTATTAAAACTTAAAGTAAAAGATGTTTGGGAGGGAAAAAATTTAAAAGAATTTCTCACTATAGTTGATGAGAAAAGTTCAGAAAAAACTACATATTACCTAAATGCGAAAGTTGCAACAGCTGTACGAAGTTATTTACATACCATCGAATACCAAAATGATGATTATCTCTTTAAATCGAAGAGACTTAACAAGCCGATTACACGGCAGCAAGCTTATCGAATTATAAATCACGCTGCAAGGGAAGCAGGAATTTCAGGTAATATCGGGACACATACCCTTAGAAAAACGTTTGGGTACCATGCTTATCGAAAAGGAATAGCGATTTCACTACTAAAAATGATCTATAATCACACGACACCTGCAGAAACATTACGCTATATTGGTATAGATAAAAACGAGAAGCATGAAATTAAAATTGATGTGAATTTATAA
- a CDS encoding potassium/proton antiporter, whose protein sequence is MEQTFNDYFILLSALLLIIGVLTTKFSSRIGVPALILFILVGMITGSDGLGFIPFDNPQMTQLIGIFALIIILFEGGLQTKWTTVKPVTKPALSLATLGVILTAVIVAFAAKIILGVTWLEGFLFGAIVGSTDAAAVFAVLKGQNIRERLGATLEAESGSNDPMAMFLTISIIQLMVIDNPSYWLLIGSFFWQMGIGLIIGLLLGKLATLAINRINLDSSGLYPVFALAFALLIYSLTDLIGASGLLAVYVAALVIGNSDLTYRQSIFRFNEGFAWMAQILMFTILGLLVFPSQLMTIDVIVKGLLLSIILVLVARPVAVFLSTINMGYDFKEKVFLSWAGLRGAVPIVLATFPMLAGIENSQLFFNVVFFVVLISALVQGSTIAMFAEKLGLTGPKKVEPPHSLELVSIGKANAEIIEFEVNKESDITNKPLAVIDFPKDVLVNAIIRSGELITPYGETEIQVGDVLYILVSRKSKKRLKEMLNQD, encoded by the coding sequence GTGGAACAGACATTCAATGATTACTTTATCCTGCTCAGTGCTCTTCTATTAATTATTGGGGTTCTTACAACAAAATTCTCTTCTCGTATTGGTGTACCAGCGCTTATTCTGTTTATTCTCGTTGGGATGATTACTGGAAGTGATGGCTTAGGCTTTATTCCTTTTGATAATCCTCAAATGACACAATTGATTGGTATCTTTGCTCTCATTATTATCCTATTTGAAGGTGGACTGCAGACAAAATGGACAACGGTTAAACCCGTAACCAAACCAGCCCTGTCCCTAGCTACTTTAGGTGTTATTTTGACAGCAGTAATAGTTGCATTTGCGGCAAAAATAATTCTAGGTGTAACGTGGCTCGAAGGTTTCTTATTTGGTGCGATTGTAGGTTCAACAGATGCAGCAGCCGTTTTTGCTGTATTAAAAGGGCAAAATATTCGTGAGAGACTTGGAGCAACACTTGAAGCAGAATCCGGGTCAAATGATCCGATGGCGATGTTTCTGACGATTTCAATTATCCAACTAATGGTTATAGATAATCCTTCATATTGGCTGTTAATTGGCTCTTTCTTTTGGCAAATGGGAATTGGTTTAATAATAGGCCTTCTTTTAGGGAAATTAGCAACCTTAGCAATTAACCGAATTAATCTTGACTCAAGTGGACTATACCCAGTTTTTGCCCTTGCATTCGCCTTACTTATCTATAGTTTGACAGATCTAATTGGTGCGAGTGGACTGTTAGCTGTCTATGTGGCAGCACTAGTCATCGGAAATTCGGACTTAACATATCGACAATCAATCTTTAGGTTTAATGAAGGATTTGCCTGGATGGCTCAAATATTAATGTTTACGATATTAGGTCTCTTGGTTTTTCCTTCTCAATTGATGACGATAGATGTTATTGTTAAAGGTCTATTATTGTCGATTATATTAGTATTAGTAGCTAGGCCGGTTGCAGTCTTTCTTTCAACAATAAACATGGGGTATGACTTTAAAGAAAAGGTGTTCCTGTCTTGGGCTGGATTACGAGGAGCTGTTCCAATTGTTTTAGCGACATTTCCGATGCTAGCTGGAATAGAAAATAGCCAATTATTCTTTAATGTCGTCTTTTTCGTTGTATTAATTTCCGCTTTAGTACAAGGGTCGACTATTGCCATGTTTGCAGAGAAACTCGGTCTTACTGGTCCGAAAAAGGTTGAGCCGCCTCACTCGTTGGAGCTTGTGTCAATTGGCAAAGCAAATGCAGAAATTATTGAGTTTGAAGTGAATAAGGAATCGGATATTACCAATAAGCCCCTAGCAGTAATCGATTTCCCAAAAGATGTTCTAGTTAATGCAATTATTCGTTCGGGTGAACTAATTACACCATACGGAGAAACGGAAATTCAAGTAGGGGATGTCTTATATATTTTAGTTAGTAGAAAAAGTAAAAAAAGGTTAAAAGAAATGTTAAATCAGGATTAA
- a CDS encoding universal stress protein, whose product MQITKGRMDESILVCVYYGPNGERLIKRGCKIASMMDCPLYILTVDPKPFDELDAEKSEYITKWGQLAKEHNAKFILKDNDSRPVTKVIAEVARERHITQIILGQTAQSRWEQITKGSIINVLLREIPFVDLHVISVARALKEDHGGHFEKGVRAYLKKEGNQYKISFNHTPEIEFEGIFFKEVGTDFNNGVFKFMKNNETMQVHVTDDYVTELKNVSMTTPIENDLDT is encoded by the coding sequence ATGCAAATAACTAAAGGTCGGATGGACGAAAGTATTCTAGTTTGCGTTTATTATGGTCCTAATGGAGAACGACTTATCAAACGCGGTTGTAAAATCGCTAGTATGATGGACTGTCCACTTTATATTTTAACGGTTGATCCAAAGCCATTTGACGAATTGGACGCTGAAAAATCTGAATATATTACAAAATGGGGACAGTTGGCGAAAGAGCATAACGCAAAGTTTATTCTTAAAGATAACGATTCTCGACCTGTTACAAAAGTCATTGCTGAAGTAGCAAGAGAACGTCATATAACTCAAATCATTCTTGGCCAAACAGCACAAAGCCGTTGGGAACAAATTACAAAAGGTTCGATTATCAATGTCTTGTTGCGCGAAATACCATTTGTTGACTTACATGTTATTTCCGTAGCCCGCGCCCTAAAAGAAGATCACGGTGGGCATTTTGAAAAAGGAGTTCGTGCCTATCTAAAGAAAGAAGGTAATCAGTACAAAATTAGTTTTAACCATACACCAGAAATTGAGTTTGAAGGTATCTTCTTCAAAGAGGTAGGCACAGACTTTAATAACGGTGTCTTCAAATTTATGAAAAATAACGAAACGATGCAGGTTCATGTAACCGATGATTATGTTACAGAGCTAAAAAACGTAAGTATGACGACACCTATTGAAAACGATCTTGATACGTAA
- a CDS encoding transposase, whose protein sequence is MKPALIPHISYQNFVLDQLNTHYSGGILTLVQKDWTIISKLWITDLSFTTTWLHDSYSVKGPEPRDPASMLRSYLLCLLTSPTLSITEWVNQLHRVPLYTILSGFEPGDVPGVGTFYDFFRRLSGFEKANVKPFIKLKRKKKKKKKPKKGEKATPRNPGIIRKLVDRHLRNGSKQKQLPGDQLYAFFQSQFLEVSARLGLLGDPHSLGVVGDGTPVETARYPRSKPICDCSAQGLTNCTHPRRYSQPDIDSGWDSSRERYFNGYHLYMISTSDSQYDLPLYPRLHPASRHDSVSLVVGSIEFSQRYTLGTIDKILLDAAHDAEPIYELLDHHNVEPFIDLNVRTKKNFSTQSDIQISPLGVPICPIGMEMKPNGFDKSQNRQKWRCPLACGTKNTCSTPCSKAKYGRTFHTFKRDNLRLFTKTPRSSEKWKLIYKRRTSVERSNKREKVDYHLEAGRHRSTKMWYVRLYSIMMCQHIDAWYSSQKETLNIQEIIFTKSA, encoded by the coding sequence ATGAAACCTGCGCTAATACCACATATCTCATATCAAAACTTCGTTTTAGACCAATTAAATACTCATTACTCAGGCGGTATACTGACTCTCGTACAAAAAGATTGGACTATTATCTCGAAGTTATGGATCACGGATCTTTCGTTTACCACTACGTGGCTTCATGATTCATATTCAGTTAAAGGTCCTGAGCCACGTGATCCTGCTTCCATGCTTCGCTCTTATCTTTTGTGTTTATTGACAAGTCCGACCCTGAGTATTACAGAATGGGTGAACCAACTCCATCGTGTTCCTCTTTACACGATCCTTAGCGGCTTTGAACCTGGGGATGTTCCAGGTGTCGGTACTTTTTATGACTTCTTCAGACGGCTATCAGGTTTTGAGAAGGCTAATGTAAAACCTTTTATTAAGCTCAAACGAAAAAAGAAGAAGAAGAAAAAACCGAAAAAGGGTGAAAAAGCAACTCCTAGAAACCCTGGTATTATTAGAAAATTAGTGGATCGTCATTTACGCAATGGCTCAAAACAAAAACAATTGCCGGGAGATCAATTATACGCGTTTTTTCAATCTCAATTTCTTGAAGTTTCAGCGAGATTGGGTTTGCTTGGGGATCCCCATTCCCTTGGTGTTGTTGGAGATGGGACACCCGTGGAAACAGCGAGATACCCAAGGAGCAAACCTATTTGTGATTGTAGTGCCCAAGGACTAACGAATTGTACTCATCCTCGTCGATATTCTCAACCTGACATCGACTCAGGTTGGGATAGTTCAAGGGAGAGGTACTTCAACGGATATCATCTCTACATGATATCCACTAGCGATAGCCAATACGACTTGCCGCTATATCCACGGCTGCATCCTGCTTCCCGGCATGATTCAGTCAGCCTAGTGGTTGGTTCAATTGAATTTTCGCAACGGTACACCTTGGGCACAATTGATAAAATCCTTCTCGATGCCGCACATGATGCAGAACCGATTTACGAATTACTGGACCATCATAATGTGGAACCATTTATTGATCTTAATGTTCGAACAAAGAAAAACTTCAGTACGCAAAGTGATATTCAGATTTCTCCCCTAGGCGTTCCTATTTGTCCAATTGGAATGGAAATGAAACCCAATGGGTTTGACAAATCTCAAAACCGCCAAAAGTGGCGTTGTCCACTAGCTTGCGGAACAAAAAATACATGTTCCACTCCGTGTTCTAAAGCGAAGTATGGCCGCACATTTCATACGTTTAAGCGAGATAATCTTCGTCTGTTCACTAAAACACCAAGATCTTCTGAAAAGTGGAAACTCATTTATAAACGAAGAACTTCAGTTGAACGTTCGAACAAAAGAGAAAAAGTCGATTATCACTTAGAAGCTGGGCGCCATCGCTCTACAAAAATGTGGTATGTCCGCCTATACTCAATCATGATGTGTCAACACATAGATGCTTGGTACAGTAGTCAGAAAGAGACTTTGAACATTCAGGAAATCATCTTTACTAAAAGCGCCTAG
- a CDS encoding transposase: MKPTLIPHISYQNFVLDQLNTHYSGGILTLVQKDWTIISKLWITDLSFTTTWLHDSYSVKGPEPRDPASMLRSYLLCLLTSPTLSITEWVNQLHRVPLYTILSGFEPGDVPGVGTFYDFFRRLSGFEKANVKPFIKLKRKKKKKKKPKKGEKATPRNPGIIRKLVDRHLRNGSKQKQLPGDQLYAFFQSQFLEVSARLGLLGDPHSLGVVGDGTPVETARYPRSKPICDCSAQGLTNCTHPRRYSQPDIDSGWDSSRERYFNGYHLYMISTSDSQYDLPLYPRLHPASRHDSVSLVVGSIEFSQRYTLGTIDKILLDAAHDAEPIYELLDHHNVEPFIDLNVRTKKNFSTQSDIQISPLGVPICPIGMEMKPNGFDKSQNRQKWRCPLACGTKNTCSTPCSKAKYGRTFHTFKQDNLRLFTKTPRSSEKWKLIYKRRTSVERSNKREKVDYHLESGRHRSTKMWYVRLYSIMMCQHIDAWYSSQKETLNIQEIIFSKSA, encoded by the coding sequence ATGAAACCTACGCTAATACCACATATCTCATATCAAAACTTCGTTTTAGACCAATTAAATACTCATTACTCAGGCGGTATACTGACTCTCGTACAAAAAGATTGGACTATTATCTCGAAGTTATGGATCACGGATCTTTCGTTTACCACTACGTGGCTTCATGATTCATATTCAGTTAAAGGTCCTGAGCCACGTGATCCTGCTTCCATGCTTCGCTCTTATCTTTTGTGTTTATTGACAAGTCCGACCCTGAGTATTACAGAATGGGTGAACCAACTCCATCGTGTTCCTCTTTACACGATCCTTAGCGGCTTTGAACCTGGGGATGTTCCAGGTGTCGGTACTTTTTATGACTTCTTCAGACGGCTATCAGGTTTTGAGAAGGCTAATGTAAAACCTTTTATTAAGCTCAAACGAAAAAAGAAGAAGAAGAAAAAACCGAAAAAGGGTGAAAAAGCAACTCCTAGAAACCCTGGTATTATTAGAAAATTAGTGGATCGTCATTTACGCAATGGCTCAAAACAAAAACAATTGCCGGGAGATCAATTATACGCGTTTTTTCAATCTCAATTTCTTGAAGTTTCAGCGAGATTGGGTTTGCTTGGGGATCCCCATTCCCTTGGTGTTGTTGGAGATGGGACACCCGTGGAAACAGCGAGATACCCAAGGAGCAAACCTATTTGTGATTGTAGTGCCCAAGGACTAACGAATTGTACTCATCCTCGTCGATATTCTCAACCTGACATCGACTCAGGTTGGGATAGTTCAAGGGAGAGGTACTTCAACGGATATCATCTCTACATGATATCCACTAGCGATAGCCAATACGACTTGCCGCTATATCCACGGCTGCATCCTGCTTCCCGGCATGATTCAGTCAGCCTAGTGGTTGGTTCAATTGAATTTTCGCAACGGTACACCTTGGGCACAATTGATAAAATCCTTCTCGATGCCGCACATGATGCAGAACCGATTTACGAATTACTGGACCATCATAATGTGGAACCATTTATTGATCTTAATGTTCGAACAAAGAAAAACTTCAGTACGCAAAGTGATATTCAGATTTCTCCCCTAGGCGTTCCTATTTGTCCAATTGGAATGGAAATGAAACCCAATGGGTTTGACAAATCTCAAAACCGCCAAAAGTGGCGTTGTCCACTAGCTTGCGGAACAAAAAATACATGTTCCACTCCGTGTTCTAAAGCGAAGTATGGCCGGACATTTCATACGTTTAAGCAAGATAATCTTCGTCTGTTCACTAAAACACCGAGGTCTTCTGAAAAGTGGAAACTGATTTATAAACGAAGAACTTCAGTTGAACGTTCGAACAAAAGAGAAAAAGTCGACTATCACTTAGAATCTGGGCGTCATCGCTCTACAAAAATGTGGTATGTCCGCTTATATTCAATCATGATGTGTCAACACATAGATGCTTGGTACAGTAGTCAGAAAGAGACTTTGAACATCCAAGAAATCATCTTTTCTAAGAGCGCCTAG
- a CDS encoding phage portal protein → MSRNIRSLSGSHSRYRRSAKVVNQGYGQHGANQNKNSLAGWTSRIGSALEDIERNVPKLRERSRDLFVGSPLAAGALKTTRTNVIGAGLKLNAQIDYEYLGMTLGEADAWETKVEREFNLWAESIHCDAQRMNNFYELQQLAFISWLMSGDCFAILPVIPRKNMPYDIRVQIIEADRICTPSDKSFDNKIVNGVEIGDFGEVLAYHVTQQHPHSIGLAKQDWKRIEKFGKETGRPNILHLMESERPEQRRGVPILAPVIESLKQLARYSEAELMAAVVSGMFTVFIKSKTPDENQVGQAIHPDEQISEYDDGTYELGNGAIVALGEGEEVQESNPGRPNTAFDGFVTSICRQIGSAIEIPYELLMKHFTASYSASRAALLEAWKMFKMRRTWMANDFCQPIYEEFLAEGVAKGRIYAPGFFTDPIARKAYCTAEWNGPSQGQIDPLKEVNAAIKRVDNGFSTRQSETVELNGGDFLRVVEEQLRREGGLVYDEQRDYQEILEHGEERKEE, encoded by the coding sequence GTGAGTAGAAATATCAGAAGCCTATCTGGAAGTCATTCAAGATATAGGCGATCAGCTAAGGTAGTTAACCAAGGATATGGCCAACATGGTGCAAATCAAAACAAGAATAGTTTAGCAGGTTGGACAAGCAGAATTGGTTCGGCCCTTGAAGATATTGAACGTAATGTTCCTAAATTACGAGAACGTTCTAGAGATTTATTTGTTGGGTCTCCGTTAGCAGCTGGAGCATTAAAAACAACTAGAACAAATGTAATTGGAGCGGGACTTAAGTTGAATGCTCAAATAGACTATGAGTATTTGGGTATGACACTTGGAGAAGCTGATGCATGGGAAACAAAGGTTGAACGAGAGTTTAATCTGTGGGCAGAAAGCATTCACTGTGACGCTCAACGAATGAATAACTTTTATGAACTACAACAATTAGCATTTATCTCATGGTTAATGAGCGGGGATTGCTTTGCAATTTTGCCAGTAATACCTAGAAAAAACATGCCATATGATATTCGAGTGCAAATTATTGAAGCTGATCGAATTTGCACACCAAGTGATAAATCATTTGATAATAAAATTGTAAATGGTGTTGAAATTGGTGATTTTGGAGAAGTGTTAGCCTATCATGTTACACAACAACATCCACATTCTATAGGACTAGCAAAACAAGATTGGAAACGAATTGAAAAATTCGGTAAAGAGACTGGGCGACCAAATATACTTCACTTAATGGAATCTGAACGACCGGAGCAACGTCGTGGAGTCCCTATTCTTGCACCGGTAATTGAGTCATTAAAACAATTAGCTCGTTATTCAGAAGCTGAATTAATGGCAGCTGTAGTAAGTGGAATGTTTACCGTATTTATAAAAAGTAAAACACCAGATGAAAATCAAGTAGGGCAAGCAATCCACCCAGATGAACAAATTAGTGAGTATGATGATGGAACGTACGAATTAGGAAATGGCGCAATCGTCGCACTTGGTGAAGGTGAAGAAGTTCAAGAGTCTAACCCTGGTAGACCTAACACAGCATTTGATGGTTTCGTTACTTCAATATGTCGCCAAATTGGTTCAGCCATTGAAATTCCATATGAATTATTAATGAAACACTTTACTGCATCTTACTCTGCAAGTAGAGCAGCGCTTCTTGAAGCATGGAAGATGTTTAAAATGCGTAGAACATGGATGGCAAATGATTTTTGTCAGCCAATATATGAGGAATTTTTAGCTGAAGGTGTAGCCAAAGGGAGGATTTATGCTCCAGGCTTTTTCACGGATCCAATTGCACGAAAAGCTTATTGTACAGCTGAGTGGAATGGTCCATCACAAGGGCAGATCGACCCTCTTAAGGAGGTGAATGCAGCGATTAAGCGTGTCGATAATGGTTTTAGTACACGACAAAGTGAGACTGTCGAATTAAACGGTGGAGATTTCTTACGTGTTGTTGAAGAACAATTAAGAAGGGAAGGGGGATTAGTTTACGATGAGCAAAGAGATTACCAAGAAATTTTGGAACATGGTGAAGAACGAAAAGAAGAATAG
- a CDS encoding ATP-dependent Clp protease proteolytic subunit: protein MVKNEKKNSAEITIYGTIGSSWWDESVSANQFAKDLKALGEEIEEITVLLNSAGGSVFDGLSIRSLLKNHKATVTVYVDG from the coding sequence ATGGTGAAGAACGAAAAGAAGAATAGTGCTGAAATTACTATTTATGGAACTATCGGTTCCAGTTGGTGGGATGAGTCAGTTTCAGCCAACCAGTTCGCTAAAGATCTAAAGGCGCTAGGTGAAGAAATCGAAGAAATAACAGTTCTTCTTAATAGTGCTGGAGGTAGTGTTTTTGATGGATTATCAATTCGTTCGCTATTAAAGAACCATAAGGCTACAGTTACTGTTTATGTGGATGGTTGA
- a CDS encoding ATP-dependent Clp protease proteolytic subunit encodes MWMVEPYIASIIAMAGDKIHMAKGSMMMIHNPLSGGWGEAKDLR; translated from the coding sequence ATGTGGATGGTTGAGCCGTATATTGCGTCTATTATTGCAATGGCTGGAGATAAAATTCATATGGCCAAAGGTAGCATGATGATGATCCACAATCCTTTATCTGGTGGTTGGGGCGAAGCAAAAGATTTACGTTAA
- a CDS encoding ATP-dependent Clp protease proteolytic subunit yields the protein MADVLDKIRDSLVSVYVSRTGKNKEDLIVMMDAETWMSAEEAVEHGFADEVEEDLVVDASINGSSRPTRTSW from the coding sequence ATAGCGGATGTCTTAGATAAAATAAGAGATTCCCTGGTTAGTGTTTATGTTTCAAGAACCGGAAAGAACAAAGAAGATTTAATTGTGATGATGGACGCTGAAACATGGATGTCAGCTGAGGAAGCTGTTGAACACGGCTTTGCAGATGAAGTTGAAGAAGATTTGGTAGTAGATGCTAGTATAAATGGCAGTAGTAGACCTACAAGGACCTCGTGGTGA
- a CDS encoding collagen-like protein, whose amino-acid sequence MAVVDLQGPRGESIQFTWNGTQLGIKTESQASFSFVDLKGSQGVKGDKGDIGNTGPQGPQGIKGDTGNVGPTGPKGPQGIQGVKGDTGVVGATGPQGPQGVKGDAGSAGPAGPQGPTGPQGAQGPQGIDGKTWYTGTSNPANSLGVVGDFHLNRNTWEVREKTGTSTWTLRGSILGATGPQGSAGSDASVNSTNVLNAIGYVPLNKTGDEMTGPLKMGSGSTGGGDTPTSDLRFGAMGTAGQQRVYMEFQGVHANDVANENGVAFLKFRTSTAEGWGLEIGGVRRSGGTGDLLLKTGGVSPQERMRILDNGNVGVGSNAPTQRLDVNGKIRMRTQTTSGDADDIVATKKYVDDNSGGKAYHAGTAPPSNTNLMWLDTN is encoded by the coding sequence ATGGCAGTAGTAGACCTACAAGGACCTCGTGGTGAAAGCATTCAATTCACATGGAATGGCACTCAATTAGGGATAAAAACGGAGAGCCAAGCCTCATTCTCATTTGTTGATCTGAAAGGTTCTCAGGGAGTAAAAGGGGATAAGGGTGATATTGGTAATACAGGGCCTCAAGGCCCTCAAGGGATAAAAGGTGACACTGGTAACGTAGGACCAACCGGACCTAAAGGACCACAAGGTATTCAAGGCGTGAAAGGTGATACTGGTGTAGTAGGAGCAACTGGCCCTCAAGGACCACAAGGTGTGAAAGGGGATGCTGGTAGCGCTGGCCCAGCTGGCCCACAAGGTCCTACCGGTCCTCAAGGTGCTCAAGGGCCACAAGGTATAGATGGGAAAACCTGGTATACAGGAACATCTAACCCTGCAAATTCTTTAGGTGTAGTTGGTGACTTTCATTTAAATAGGAATACGTGGGAAGTACGCGAAAAAACTGGTACGTCTACGTGGACATTAAGAGGTAGCATCTTGGGTGCAACTGGCCCACAAGGATCTGCAGGTAGTGATGCAAGTGTTAATTCAACAAACGTATTAAATGCTATTGGATATGTACCGCTAAACAAAACTGGCGATGAAATGACGGGTCCACTTAAAATGGGCTCGGGTAGTACTGGTGGGGGTGATACTCCAACATCCGATCTAAGGTTTGGAGCTATGGGTACTGCTGGTCAACAACGTGTATATATGGAGTTTCAAGGCGTTCATGCTAATGATGTAGCTAATGAGAATGGAGTGGCTTTTCTTAAGTTTAGGACTAGCACAGCTGAAGGTTGGGGCCTAGAAATCGGTGGCGTTAGGAGATCTGGTGGTACTGGAGATTTACTACTTAAAACAGGTGGTGTAAGCCCCCAAGAAAGAATGAGAATTTTAGATAATGGGAATGTAGGAGTAGGTTCAAATGCGCCAACTCAGAGACTTGATGTTAACGGAAAAATAAGGATGAGAACCCAGACGACTTCAGGGGATGCCGATGACATTGTAGCAACAAAGAAATATGTTGACGATAATTCTGGTGGAAAAGCCTATCATGCAGGAACCGCCCCACCATCAAATACTAACTTAATGTGGTTAGACACTAACTAA
- a CDS encoding CD1375 family protein: MMAMLFAQRVILGKTEFKDVPESLKPAVYEHLVDSGVEFLAGDYQH, translated from the coding sequence ATGATGGCAATGTTATTCGCACAAAGAGTTATTTTAGGTAAAACAGAATTTAAGGATGTACCAGAAAGTTTGAAACCAGCAGTGTATGAACACTTGGTTGATAGTGGAGTAGAGTTTTTAGCTGGGGATTATCAGCATTAA
- a CDS encoding IS1182 family transposase: MLKPRKEKQIEFEMVTIDQLVPEDHELRIIDKYIDFSFIYDKVKGYYCADNGRPPIDPVMLFKMMFIGYLYGIRSERRLEKEIQTNMAYRWFLGLGITERVPHHSTISFNRHKRFDGTSAFQDIFDEVVELAMKHRMVGGRVLFTDSTHLKANANKKKFVKKTVQSPTRTYIKELDAAIEESRREHGKKPLKAREEVSEEKEIKESTTDPESGYMYREGKPEGFFYLDHRTTDMKFNIITDVHVTPGNVHDSQPYIERLERQIERFGFKVEAAATDSGYYTAWICKKLEEMKIMGVIGYRRFHPTRGLFPKWKFKFDKETDTYACPNNQNLYYKTTSREGYQEYHSDPKQCKDCPLLSECTRSRNQKKVVTRHVWEESKELIRKNRLSDTGKMLYKKRKETVERSFADSKELHGLRYCRLRGREHVQEQALMTAAAQNIKKIANHLAKMA, encoded by the coding sequence ATGCTAAAGCCTAGAAAAGAAAAACAAATTGAGTTTGAAATGGTAACCATTGATCAGCTAGTCCCTGAAGATCATGAACTAAGAATTATTGATAAATACATAGATTTCTCTTTTATCTACGATAAAGTAAAGGGTTACTATTGTGCAGATAATGGACGACCACCAATTGATCCTGTCATGCTATTTAAGATGATGTTTATTGGTTATTTATACGGAATTCGGTCGGAACGCAGATTAGAAAAAGAAATTCAAACCAATATGGCTTACCGATGGTTCCTTGGCCTTGGAATAACAGAACGTGTTCCTCATCATTCTACGATTAGTTTTAATCGACATAAACGGTTTGATGGGACCAGTGCTTTTCAGGATATCTTTGATGAAGTAGTAGAATTGGCGATGAAACATCGAATGGTTGGTGGCCGGGTTTTATTTACTGATTCCACACATTTAAAAGCGAACGCAAATAAAAAAAAGTTTGTGAAAAAAACTGTTCAATCCCCTACTAGAACTTATATAAAAGAGCTAGATGCAGCTATTGAAGAAAGCCGTCGTGAGCATGGAAAAAAGCCTTTAAAAGCTAGGGAGGAAGTGAGTGAAGAAAAAGAAATAAAAGAAAGTACAACAGACCCTGAGAGCGGGTATATGTACCGAGAGGGGAAACCTGAGGGATTTTTTTACCTTGATCACCGTACAACCGATATGAAATTTAACATCATCACGGATGTTCATGTAACTCCAGGAAATGTCCACGATTCACAACCTTATATTGAAAGATTAGAACGTCAAATTGAGCGATTTGGTTTTAAAGTTGAAGCAGCTGCCACTGATTCTGGTTACTATACAGCATGGATTTGTAAGAAACTCGAAGAGATGAAAATTATGGGTGTCATTGGTTATCGTCGTTTTCATCCAACACGAGGGCTATTTCCTAAGTGGAAATTCAAATTTGATAAAGAAACTGATACTTACGCATGTCCAAATAACCAAAATTTATATTACAAGACTACCTCAAGAGAAGGGTATCAAGAATACCATTCCGATCCAAAGCAATGTAAGGACTGTCCGCTACTCTCGGAATGTACAAGGAGCCGAAATCAGAAAAAGGTAGTGACTAGACATGTTTGGGAAGAAAGTAAAGAACTGATTAGAAAAAACCGTCTTTCTGATACAGGAAAGATGCTTTATAAAAAAAGAAAAGAAACAGTTGAGCGAAGCTTTGCGGATTCAAAAGAACTCCACGGGCTTCGCTACTGCCGGTTACGAGGCAGAGAACATGTTCAAGAGCAAGCGCTAATGACAGCAGCTGCTCAGAACATCAAAAAGATCGCAAACCACCTAGCCAAGATGGCATAG